The following proteins are encoded in a genomic region of Fundidesulfovibrio magnetotacticus:
- a CDS encoding lactate permease LctP family transporter, with translation MRFAAVDSCMPERRFRPHRLVSAPRGVCRIACLLLLMLIACVPPVSAQDEARTPSAPEVMEAPDYREEVVALVERAAAYIKENGKEKALAAFNDPEGPFVKNGLYVFAYDFFGVNKALATNPALVGRNLIDMRDADGKDMIRDLIKVAQGGGGWYEYKWEGHDKLSYVVKVDDTLWIGSGDYKSEVVSLVEKALAYIKRHGKEMAIAEFNNPRGQFVDRSLYIFAYDFNGVNKALTTHPSLVGKNLLDMKDADGKEFIKDMIAVVKKGGGWYDYEWQGREKTSYVVKVDDTLWIGCGEYNESASRTYYLFAMALIPIAWLMVSLGVLKMPAQKATAIGLAATALLAFFVFKMPLLLVSSAALEGVALGLWPIMIVIVAAIFTYNMALHTRSMDTIKTMLADITTDRRIQVLILAWGFGGFLEAVAGYGTAVAIPASILAALGCPPLFAALICLTANTVPTAFGAIGIPVLTLAQIANLDVNVLSYQIALQLTLFIVVIPSLLVVLTTRSFKGLKGVMGISLASGAAFAVPELLCAKYLGAELPALAGSICSMAVTILIAKLFYKEQRAESDDRARIGLKQGILAWLPYILVLVFIVGTSPVVAPVHAALSTIKTSVFIYQGKDAAPFVFKWIATPGTLIVLATLVGGLIQGARPGEIARVFGYTVKKLSLSAATVLCIVSMSKVMAYSGMISAIAVVLVKTTGQYFSLISPLIGALGTFVTGSDTSANVLFGKLQVEVASKTGIDPYWLAAANTAGATGGKMISPQSIAVATAATGLVGSEGRLLNQTLTYCFFYVAFLGVFVYLGSLY, from the coding sequence ATGAGATTTGCTGCTGTTGATTCCTGCATGCCGGAGCGCCGCTTCCGGCCGCATCGCCTCGTCAGCGCGCCGCGTGGCGTGTGCCGTATCGCCTGCCTCCTGCTCCTGATGCTCATAGCATGCGTCCCGCCGGTGTCCGCGCAGGACGAGGCCCGGACGCCCTCCGCTCCCGAAGTCATGGAGGCCCCCGACTACCGGGAGGAAGTTGTCGCCCTGGTGGAGCGGGCCGCCGCATACATCAAGGAAAACGGCAAGGAGAAGGCCCTGGCCGCCTTCAACGACCCGGAAGGCCCGTTCGTGAAAAACGGCCTGTACGTTTTCGCCTACGACTTCTTCGGTGTGAACAAGGCCCTCGCCACCAATCCCGCCCTTGTGGGCAGGAACCTCATCGACATGCGGGACGCCGACGGCAAGGACATGATCAGGGACCTGATCAAGGTCGCGCAGGGCGGGGGCGGCTGGTACGAATACAAGTGGGAAGGCCACGACAAGCTTTCTTATGTCGTGAAGGTGGACGACACCCTCTGGATCGGCAGCGGAGACTACAAAAGCGAAGTGGTCTCCCTGGTGGAGAAGGCTCTTGCCTACATCAAAAGGCACGGAAAGGAAATGGCCATCGCTGAATTCAACAATCCGCGCGGCCAGTTCGTGGATCGCAGCCTGTACATCTTCGCCTACGACTTCAACGGCGTGAACAAGGCGCTGACCACGCATCCATCCCTTGTCGGCAAGAACCTTCTCGACATGAAAGACGCAGACGGCAAGGAATTCATCAAGGACATGATCGCCGTGGTCAAGAAGGGAGGCGGCTGGTACGACTATGAATGGCAAGGCAGGGAGAAGACGTCCTACGTCGTGAAGGTGGACGACACCCTCTGGATAGGCTGCGGCGAGTACAACGAAAGCGCCTCCCGCACATACTACCTCTTCGCCATGGCGCTGATCCCCATTGCCTGGCTCATGGTCTCCCTGGGCGTGCTGAAGATGCCCGCCCAGAAGGCCACGGCCATCGGCCTGGCGGCGACCGCCCTGCTGGCCTTCTTCGTGTTCAAGATGCCGCTGCTGCTGGTCTCCTCCGCCGCGCTTGAAGGCGTGGCCCTGGGCCTGTGGCCCATCATGATCGTCATCGTCGCGGCGATCTTCACCTACAACATGGCCCTGCACACCCGGAGCATGGACACCATCAAGACCATGCTTGCCGACATCACCACCGACAGGCGCATCCAGGTGCTGATTCTGGCCTGGGGCTTCGGCGGCTTCCTGGAAGCCGTGGCCGGCTACGGCACGGCCGTGGCCATCCCGGCCAGCATCCTGGCCGCCCTTGGCTGCCCGCCGCTTTTCGCGGCCCTCATCTGCCTGACGGCCAACACGGTGCCCACCGCCTTCGGAGCCATCGGAATCCCGGTGCTGACGCTGGCCCAGATCGCAAACCTGGACGTGAACGTCCTGAGCTACCAGATCGCCCTGCAACTGACGCTCTTCATCGTCGTCATCCCGTCGCTGCTGGTGGTGCTCACCACCCGCAGCTTCAAGGGTCTCAAGGGCGTGATGGGCATCTCCCTGGCTTCGGGGGCGGCCTTCGCCGTGCCGGAACTCCTGTGCGCCAAATACCTGGGCGCGGAACTGCCTGCCCTGGCGGGCAGCATCTGCAGCATGGCCGTGACCATCCTCATCGCCAAGCTCTTCTACAAGGAACAGCGCGCCGAGTCCGACGACCGGGCGCGCATCGGCCTCAAACAGGGCATCCTGGCCTGGCTTCCGTACATCCTGGTCCTGGTGTTCATCGTGGGCACAAGCCCCGTCGTCGCGCCCGTCCACGCGGCACTCTCCACGATCAAGACGTCTGTCTTCATCTACCAGGGCAAGGACGCCGCGCCCTTCGTGTTCAAGTGGATCGCCACGCCCGGCACCCTGATCGTCCTGGCCACGCTGGTCGGGGGCCTGATCCAGGGCGCGAGGCCTGGGGAAATCGCCAGGGTCTTCGGCTACACGGTGAAGAAACTGAGCCTCTCGGCCGCCACCGTGCTGTGCATCGTGTCCATGTCCAAGGTGATGGCCTACAGCGGCATGATCTCGGCCATTGCCGTGGTGCTCGTCAAAACCACGGGGCAGTACTTCTCCCTCATCTCCCCGCTCATCGGCGCCCTGGGAACCTTCGTGACCGGCAGCGACACGTCTGCCAACGTCCTCTTCGGCAAACTCCAGGTGGAAGTGGCCTCCAAGACGGGCATCGACCCTTACTGGCTGGCGGCGGCCAACACGGCCGGAGCCACGGGCGGAAAGATGATCTCTCCCCAGTCCATCGCCGTGGCGACGGCAGCCACGGGCCTCGTGGGCTCGGAGGGCAGGCTCCTGAACCAGACGCTGACGTATTGCTTCTTCTACGTGGCCTTCCTGGGCGTCTTCGTCTACCTGGGCAGCCTGTAC
- the tkt gene encoding transketolase, with protein MSAPNMDRMAVNVIKGLVMDGTRKANSGHPGGPMSSADFAYILYKEFLNHSPDDAQWFNRDRFVLSAGHESMLLYALLAFQGRITVDDLKAFRQWKSRTPGHPEVHVTPGVEATTGPLGQGFSMSVGMAVAECMLRARLGDDVCSHFTYALSSDGDLQEPVCLGSAALAGHWGLGRLIVFYDSNHIQLSGPTKRSDTTNYKTVFEGFGWHVLEIDGHDHDAIRQAIRQAQAETSRPSLIIGHTTIAKGTATREGDFETHGSPLPADEIAASKKKMGLPEDQFFYMPQDVLEHFRVRHAELRAAAARWTRAFEEKLEKDAAFQELWRVTKRAPGNRSFAWPRFEPGSKIATRSAWGKCLESLVDSLPILVGGSADLDPSNMTVKFREAVGNFSAHEPLGRNLAFGVREFPMGAICNGIALHGGLVPFGATFLTFADYERNALRMSALQHLPVLHVFTHDSFHLGEDGPTHQPVEHICSLRLIPNMLVMRPADGNETALCLETALKQTSRPTCLMFSRQNLPVMDPAAYPAVLDGAAKGGYVLRDAPGGKPDLIILASGSEVPLALAAADLLPERKVRVVNMVCMELFDEQPQLYRDEVLPPSCCCRAAVEAGRTELWYKYVGLGNPVLGLNHFGDSAPPDLLAEKYGFTAENLARMIRERLALA; from the coding sequence ATGTCCGCTCCCAACATGGACCGCATGGCGGTCAACGTGATCAAGGGCCTCGTCATGGACGGCACCCGCAAGGCCAACTCCGGCCACCCGGGGGGGCCCATGTCCTCGGCGGACTTCGCCTATATCCTTTACAAGGAATTCCTGAACCACTCCCCCGACGACGCCCAATGGTTCAACCGCGACCGCTTCGTGCTCTCCGCCGGGCACGAATCCATGCTGCTTTACGCCCTGCTGGCCTTCCAGGGCCGCATCACCGTGGACGATCTCAAGGCCTTCCGCCAGTGGAAGTCCCGCACGCCGGGACACCCCGAGGTGCACGTCACCCCCGGCGTGGAGGCCACCACCGGCCCCCTCGGCCAGGGCTTCTCCATGTCCGTGGGCATGGCCGTGGCCGAATGCATGCTGCGCGCCCGCCTGGGCGACGACGTGTGCAGCCACTTCACCTACGCCCTCTCCTCCGACGGCGACCTCCAGGAGCCCGTCTGCCTGGGCAGCGCCGCCCTGGCCGGACACTGGGGCCTGGGCCGCCTCATCGTGTTCTACGATTCAAACCACATCCAGCTCTCCGGCCCCACCAAACGCAGCGACACCACCAACTACAAGACGGTGTTCGAGGGCTTCGGCTGGCACGTGCTGGAGATCGACGGGCACGACCACGACGCCATCCGCCAGGCCATCCGCCAGGCCCAGGCCGAAACCTCGCGCCCCAGCCTGATCATCGGGCACACCACCATCGCCAAAGGCACCGCCACCCGTGAGGGCGACTTCGAGACCCACGGCTCGCCCCTGCCCGCCGACGAGATCGCCGCCAGCAAGAAGAAGATGGGCCTGCCCGAGGACCAGTTCTTCTACATGCCCCAGGACGTGCTGGAGCACTTCCGCGTACGCCACGCCGAACTGCGCGCCGCCGCCGCCCGCTGGACCCGCGCCTTCGAGGAAAAGCTCGAAAAGGACGCCGCCTTCCAGGAGCTCTGGCGCGTCACCAAGCGCGCCCCCGGCAACCGCTCCTTCGCCTGGCCCCGCTTCGAGCCCGGTTCCAAGATCGCCACGCGCTCAGCCTGGGGCAAGTGCCTGGAATCCCTCGTGGACAGCCTGCCCATCCTGGTTGGCGGCTCGGCGGACCTGGACCCCTCCAACATGACCGTGAAATTCCGCGAGGCCGTGGGCAACTTCTCCGCCCACGAGCCCCTGGGGCGCAACCTGGCCTTCGGCGTGCGCGAGTTCCCCATGGGCGCCATCTGCAACGGCATCGCCCTGCACGGCGGACTCGTGCCCTTCGGCGCCACCTTCCTCACCTTCGCCGACTACGAGCGCAACGCCCTGCGCATGTCCGCGCTCCAGCACCTGCCCGTGCTGCACGTCTTCACCCACGATTCCTTCCACCTGGGCGAAGACGGTCCCACCCACCAGCCCGTGGAGCACATCTGCTCCCTGCGCCTGATCCCCAACATGCTCGTCATGCGCCCCGCCGACGGCAACGAGACCGCCCTGTGCCTGGAGACGGCCCTCAAGCAGACCTCCCGGCCAACCTGCCTCATGTTCTCGCGCCAGAACCTGCCCGTCATGGACCCTGCCGCCTACCCCGCCGTGCTCGACGGCGCGGCCAAGGGCGGCTACGTGCTGCGCGACGCCCCCGGCGGCAAGCCCGACCTGATCATCCTGGCCTCCGGCTCCGAAGTGCCCCTGGCCCTGGCCGCCGCCGACCTGCTCCCCGAGCGCAAGGTGCGCGTGGTGAACATGGTCTGCATGGAGCTCTTCGACGAGCAGCCCCAGCTCTACAGGGACGAGGTGCTGCCGCCCTCCTGCTGCTGCCGCGCCGCCGTGGAAGCCGGACGCACCGAGCTGTGGTACAAGTACGTGGGCCTGGGCAACCCGGTCCTTGGCCTGAACCACTTCGGCGACTCGGCCCCTCCCGACCTGCTGGCCGAAAAATACGGCTTCACCGCCGAGAACCTCGCCCGCATGATCCGCGAGCGCCTGGCCCTAGCCTAG
- the rpiB gene encoding ribose 5-phosphate isomerase B: MNTTVVIGSDHAGFALKEQLKRFITGMGREVVDVGADTLASCDYPVYAFKLCDLVLEKDCLGILICGSGVGMSMAANRRKGIRAALCANEWLARATRMHNDANVLCLGERWIGAGLAEAITHVFLTTDFEGGRHQRRIDLIDSNL; encoded by the coding sequence ATGAACACCACCGTCGTCATCGGTTCCGACCACGCGGGCTTCGCCCTCAAGGAGCAGCTCAAACGCTTCATCACGGGCATGGGCCGCGAGGTCGTGGACGTGGGCGCCGACACCTTGGCCAGCTGCGACTACCCGGTCTACGCCTTCAAACTCTGCGACCTCGTGCTGGAAAAGGACTGCCTGGGCATCCTCATCTGCGGCTCGGGCGTGGGCATGTCCATGGCGGCCAACCGCCGCAAGGGCATCCGCGCCGCCCTGTGCGCCAACGAATGGCTCGCGCGCGCCACCCGCATGCACAACGACGCCAACGTCCTCTGCCTGGGCGAACGCTGGATCGGGGCCGGGCTGGCCGAGGCCATCACCCACGTGTTCCTGACCACCGATTTCGAGGGCGGACGCCACCAGCGCCGCATCGACCTCATCGACTCCAACCTCTAG
- a CDS encoding tetratricopeptide repeat protein yields the protein MQRPIQTLILLAACAALLGACASRKSAPADLSARGLTAPASADYYFLLYQELSRQGQARQAAEVLQKLIAVAPTPELYRDLANIHWGLGEQDKTREVLEHGIAAFPDEKVLRFYLANSYLLQRRFDDAAQVLANYLSQHPKDQSGLQELAAVLVEAGRFQQALDFLAQVPRDRRTPAMSYYESKALSGLGKRKQAMEKLRQALREDPNLLAAWSELAFYYEQNNDFRQAEEAYRRILDLGEDGPELWLRLIRLALKQKNEAKAVQFLEKAPVDRAFLFEVMSLFVEEGFQEGAAKVMERLAQDQPGNPDVIFLQAMMAVERERDLDKALALLSQIPKTHKFYDKALSTRIQLALDAGRFDLAAPLVSEARGLLPDRIEFLFLEAVLNDKQGNLERTVALYREAVARWPDSAEALYRLAVSLERSKQRAEAMRIMEDVLLKDPANPDALNFVGYGLAEEERDLDRALELVTRALQANPTSPYYLDSLAWVHFKRKDLKAAWQDIQRAVAGNVDDPAIWEHYGDIAKAMGNRKEAAKGYSKALEMKAVNAPEIQKKLESLK from the coding sequence ATGCAAAGGCCCATCCAGACCCTGATACTCCTCGCCGCCTGCGCCGCCCTGCTGGGCGCGTGCGCCTCCCGAAAGTCCGCCCCGGCGGACCTGAGCGCCCGGGGCCTCACCGCCCCCGCCTCGGCGGACTACTATTTCCTGCTCTACCAGGAACTCTCCCGCCAGGGGCAGGCCCGGCAGGCCGCCGAGGTGCTGCAAAAGCTCATCGCCGTGGCGCCGACCCCCGAACTCTACCGCGACCTGGCCAACATCCACTGGGGCCTGGGCGAACAGGACAAGACCCGCGAAGTGCTCGAGCACGGCATCGCCGCCTTCCCAGATGAGAAGGTCCTGCGCTTCTACCTGGCCAACTCCTACCTGCTCCAGCGCCGCTTCGACGACGCCGCCCAGGTGCTGGCCAACTACCTCTCCCAACACCCCAAGGACCAGTCCGGCCTGCAGGAACTGGCCGCCGTGCTCGTGGAGGCAGGGCGCTTCCAGCAGGCGCTGGATTTCCTGGCCCAGGTCCCGCGCGACAGGCGCACCCCGGCCATGTCCTACTACGAGTCCAAGGCCCTCTCCGGGCTCGGCAAGCGCAAGCAGGCCATGGAGAAGCTCCGCCAGGCCCTGCGCGAAGACCCCAACCTCCTTGCCGCCTGGTCCGAACTGGCCTTCTACTACGAGCAGAACAACGACTTCCGGCAGGCCGAGGAGGCCTACCGCCGCATCCTCGACCTGGGCGAAGACGGCCCCGAGTTGTGGCTGCGCCTCATCCGCCTGGCCCTCAAACAGAAGAACGAGGCCAAGGCCGTCCAGTTCCTGGAGAAGGCGCCTGTGGACCGCGCCTTCCTCTTCGAGGTGATGAGCCTCTTCGTGGAGGAAGGCTTCCAGGAGGGCGCGGCCAAGGTCATGGAGCGTCTCGCCCAGGATCAGCCCGGCAACCCCGACGTGATCTTCCTCCAGGCCATGATGGCCGTGGAGCGCGAACGCGACCTGGACAAGGCCCTGGCCCTGCTCTCCCAGATCCCCAAGACCCACAAGTTCTACGACAAGGCCCTTTCCACGCGCATCCAGCTGGCCCTGGACGCCGGACGTTTCGATCTGGCCGCCCCGCTCGTCTCCGAAGCGCGCGGCCTCCTCCCGGACCGCATCGAGTTTTTGTTCCTCGAAGCCGTCCTGAACGACAAGCAGGGCAACCTGGAACGCACCGTGGCCCTCTACCGCGAGGCCGTCGCCCGCTGGCCCGACAGCGCCGAGGCCCTCTACCGCCTGGCCGTTTCCCTGGAACGATCCAAGCAGCGCGCCGAGGCCATGCGCATCATGGAAGACGTGCTCCTCAAGGACCCCGCCAACCCCGACGCCCTCAACTTCGTGGGCTACGGCCTCGCTGAAGAGGAGCGCGACCTCGACCGCGCCCTGGAGCTGGTCACCCGCGCCCTCCAGGCCAATCCCACCAGCCCTTACTACCTCGACTCCCTGGCCTGGGTGCACTTCAAGCGCAAGGACCTCAAGGCCGCCTGGCAGGACATCCAGCGCGCCGTCGCGGGAAACGTGGACGACCCCGCCATCTGGGAGCACTACGGCGACATCGCCAAGGCCATGGGCAACCGCAAGGAAGCCGCGAAGGGCTACAGCAAGGCCCTGGAAATGAAGGCCGTCAACGCGCCGGAAATCCAGAAGAAACTGGAGAGCCTGAAGTGA
- a CDS encoding sigma-70 family RNA polymerase sigma factor → MSIHKDSPEENLLDNPEAPEAEEEPDGSEAISGESPEADPDSSGDDEGLAALPVPKLSAALASGRDNLHVYLREVSKFPLLAPDEEFELARQVRDHGDQRAAFRLVTSHLRLVVKIAMDFQRRWAQNVADLIQEGNVGLMRAVKKYDPEKGIKFSYYAAYWIKAYILKYIMDNWRLVRIGTTQAQRTLFYNLNKERQRLTSLGFDPSVSNISKNLKVSESDVLEMDQRMARGDLSLDISLGDDSTSTRLDYLPALTPGIEDMLAKDEISELVEKHLQTIMPALSDKERDLLEQRILSDSPMTLREIGAKYGITRERVRQIETRLLDKIRDHFTKRIGDFSSEWIRKDE, encoded by the coding sequence ATGAGCATCCACAAAGACTCTCCCGAGGAAAACCTCCTCGACAATCCGGAAGCGCCCGAGGCCGAAGAAGAGCCCGACGGCTCCGAGGCAATCTCCGGCGAAAGCCCCGAGGCGGACCCCGACAGCTCCGGCGACGACGAGGGCCTTGCCGCCCTTCCCGTGCCCAAGCTCTCGGCCGCGCTGGCCTCCGGGCGCGACAACCTGCACGTCTACCTGCGCGAGGTGAGCAAGTTCCCGCTGCTCGCGCCCGACGAAGAATTCGAACTGGCCCGCCAGGTGCGAGACCACGGCGACCAGCGCGCCGCGTTCCGTCTGGTCACCTCCCACCTGCGCCTGGTGGTGAAGATCGCCATGGACTTCCAGCGCCGCTGGGCCCAGAACGTGGCCGACCTCATCCAGGAAGGCAACGTGGGTCTCATGCGCGCCGTGAAGAAGTACGACCCCGAGAAGGGCATCAAGTTCTCCTACTACGCGGCCTACTGGATCAAGGCCTACATCCTCAAGTACATCATGGACAACTGGCGTCTGGTGAGGATCGGCACCACCCAGGCCCAGCGCACCCTCTTCTACAACCTCAACAAGGAGCGCCAGCGGCTCACCTCCCTGGGGTTCGACCCGTCGGTCTCCAACATCTCCAAGAACCTCAAGGTCTCCGAGTCCGACGTGCTGGAGATGGACCAGCGCATGGCCCGGGGCGACCTCTCCCTGGACATCTCCCTGGGCGACGACTCCACCTCCACCCGGCTGGACTACCTTCCCGCCCTCACCCCGGGCATCGAGGACATGCTGGCCAAGGACGAAATCTCCGAACTGGTGGAAAAACACCTCCAGACCATCATGCCCGCCCTCTCCGACAAGGAGCGCGACCTTCTGGAACAGCGCATCCTCTCGGACTCCCCCATGACCCTGCGGGAGATCGGCGCGAAATACGGCATCACCCGCGAGCGGGTCCGCCAGATCGAAACCCGGCTCCTGGACAAGATCCGCGACCACTTCACCAAGCGCATCGGCGACTTCTCCTCGGAGTGGATCCGCAAGGACGAATGA
- a CDS encoding homocysteine S-methyltransferase family protein, which translates to MTQFRKALAGNSIIVFDGAMGTLLQARGLPAGASPELWGLANPDPVRQVHEDYLRAGARVVTTNTFGGTRFKLPAGTDIRALNAGLTRVARQAAGENAFVAGSVGPTGHFVEPLGTLTMRELVDAFARQIEGLVDGGADLIIAETHFDLAEAKAMVLAARQVCDLPVAVLMTFEPGGSLTGTSPATFADTMQNLGVDLLGINCGLGPEQMLDLARDFMPRIDTPFFIKPNAGLPRLENGVTVFPMGPEAFGEAMVPFLEMGAKCVSGCCGTTPAHIAALAARAEGRVWTKPQPAEGRPLVLTSRARSVSIGVGLPAVVIGERINPTGKKALTAELQAGQFGEALRLAEEQVQAGAAVLDVNVGAPMVDEAALLPGLAKELTARFLCPLCLDSTNPKAIEEALWAVPGSALVNSISGEPGRMEELGPLCKLHGAPFILLPLAGKKLPVTATERIAAIEALLVKAESLGIPRRLILVDALALTVSSKPEAARHCLETIRHCAAVWGLPTTLGLSNISFGLPARELLNATFLSMCLGAGMAAHISNPSTPLPREVGLASEVLLARDPQAGRFIENLSAWKYGGGEGPAAPKAQARVVTTLREAVVAGRREALLPMVEEALAQGRKAQAILSEDLVPGIMDVGVLYERKEYFLPQLLLSAETMQAGFDRLKPLLEEGQEAQARPKIVLATVEGDIHDIGKNIVGLMLRNHGFEVIDLGKDVSAERIVEAARESGAPVIGLSALMTTTMVRMEDTVRLLRERGMSQKVMVGGAVVTDAFARSIGADGHAADAVEAVRLVKRLMDA; encoded by the coding sequence GTGACTCAGTTTCGCAAAGCCCTGGCGGGCAATTCCATCATCGTTTTCGACGGGGCCATGGGGACCCTTCTCCAGGCACGGGGGCTCCCCGCCGGAGCTTCTCCCGAACTCTGGGGACTGGCCAATCCCGACCCCGTGCGCCAGGTGCATGAAGACTACCTGCGCGCCGGCGCGCGCGTGGTGACCACCAACACCTTCGGCGGCACGCGCTTCAAGCTCCCGGCAGGGACCGACATCCGCGCCCTCAACGCCGGCCTGACGCGCGTGGCCCGGCAGGCCGCCGGGGAGAACGCCTTCGTGGCGGGCAGCGTGGGACCCACCGGACACTTCGTGGAGCCCCTGGGCACGCTCACCATGCGCGAACTGGTGGACGCCTTCGCCCGGCAGATCGAGGGCCTGGTGGATGGCGGCGCGGACCTGATCATCGCCGAGACCCATTTCGACCTGGCCGAGGCCAAGGCCATGGTCCTGGCCGCCCGCCAGGTCTGCGACCTGCCCGTGGCCGTGCTCATGACCTTCGAGCCCGGCGGATCGCTCACCGGCACCTCGCCCGCCACCTTCGCCGACACCATGCAGAACCTGGGCGTGGACCTTTTGGGCATCAACTGCGGCCTCGGCCCCGAGCAGATGCTCGACCTGGCCCGGGACTTCATGCCCCGCATCGACACGCCCTTCTTCATCAAGCCCAACGCGGGCCTGCCCAGGCTGGAGAACGGCGTCACGGTGTTCCCCATGGGGCCGGAGGCCTTCGGCGAGGCCATGGTCCCCTTCCTGGAGATGGGGGCCAAGTGCGTCTCGGGCTGCTGCGGCACCACGCCGGCGCACATCGCCGCCCTGGCCGCCAGGGCCGAGGGACGCGTCTGGACGAAGCCCCAGCCCGCCGAGGGACGTCCCCTCGTGCTCACTTCGCGCGCGCGTTCCGTGTCCATCGGCGTGGGGCTGCCCGCCGTGGTCATCGGAGAGCGCATCAACCCCACGGGCAAGAAGGCCCTCACGGCGGAACTTCAGGCCGGACAGTTCGGCGAGGCCCTGCGCCTGGCCGAAGAGCAGGTCCAGGCCGGGGCCGCGGTGCTGGACGTGAACGTGGGCGCGCCCATGGTGGACGAGGCGGCGCTCCTGCCTGGCCTGGCCAAGGAGCTCACCGCGCGCTTCCTGTGCCCCCTGTGCCTGGACTCCACCAACCCCAAGGCCATCGAGGAGGCCCTCTGGGCCGTGCCCGGCTCGGCCCTGGTGAACTCCATCAGCGGCGAACCCGGACGCATGGAGGAGCTTGGCCCCCTGTGCAAGCTCCACGGCGCGCCCTTCATCCTGCTGCCCCTGGCGGGCAAGAAGCTGCCCGTAACGGCCACGGAGCGCATCGCGGCCATCGAGGCCCTGCTCGTGAAGGCCGAGTCCCTGGGCATCCCCCGGCGGCTCATCCTGGTGGACGCCCTGGCGCTCACGGTGTCCTCCAAGCCCGAGGCCGCGCGCCACTGCCTGGAGACCATCCGGCACTGCGCCGCCGTGTGGGGGCTGCCCACCACGCTGGGGCTCTCCAACATCTCCTTCGGGCTGCCCGCGCGCGAACTCCTGAACGCCACCTTCCTCTCCATGTGCCTGGGCGCGGGCATGGCCGCGCACATCTCCAACCCCTCCACGCCGCTGCCGCGCGAGGTGGGGCTGGCCTCCGAGGTGCTCCTGGCGCGCGACCCCCAGGCCGGACGCTTCATCGAGAACCTCTCGGCCTGGAAGTACGGCGGCGGCGAAGGCCCCGCCGCACCCAAGGCCCAGGCCCGCGTCGTGACCACCCTGCGCGAGGCCGTGGTGGCCGGACGCCGCGAGGCCCTGCTGCCCATGGTGGAGGAGGCCCTGGCCCAGGGCCGCAAGGCCCAGGCCATCCTCTCCGAGGACCTGGTGCCCGGCATCATGGACGTGGGCGTGCTTTACGAGCGCAAGGAATACTTCCTGCCCCAGCTCCTGCTCTCGGCCGAGACCATGCAGGCCGGGTTCGACCGCCTGAAGCCCCTGCTGGAAGAGGGCCAGGAGGCCCAGGCCAGGCCGAAAATCGTCCTGGCCACCGTGGAAGGCGACATCCACGACATCGGCAAGAACATCGTGGGCCTCATGCTGCGCAACCACGGCTTCGAGGTGATCGACCTGGGCAAGGACGTGAGCGCCGAGCGCATCGTGGAGGCGGCCCGGGAGAGCGGAGCGCCCGTCATCGGGCTGTCCGCCCTCATGACCACCACCATGGTGCGCATGGAGGACACCGTGCGCCTGCTGCGCGAGCGCGGCATGTCCCAGAAGGTCATGGTGGGCGGGGCGGTGGTCACCGACGCCTTCGCCCGTTCCATCGGCGCCGACGGCCACGCGGCGGACGCCGTGGAGGCGGTGCGGCTCGTCAAACG